One part of the Rutidosis leptorrhynchoides isolate AG116_Rl617_1_P2 chromosome 1, CSIRO_AGI_Rlap_v1, whole genome shotgun sequence genome encodes these proteins:
- the LOC139879957 gene encoding vesicle-associated membrane protein 722-like isoform X1: MGQQSLIYSFVARGTLILSEYTEFNGNFTSISVQCLQKLPATNNKFTYNRDGHTFNYLVEDGFSESDLSSVAYCVVSVESIGRQVPIAFLERIKEDFTNKYGGGKAATATANSLNKEFGSKLKEEMQYCVDHQEEISKLSKVKAQVSEVKEEMLKNIEKAFDRGIKIDNLVDKTENLRFQAQDFHKVGTQIRRKMWLKNMKIKLIVLGIIIALILIIVLSACGGFNCGK; this comes from the exons ATGGGACAACAGTCATTGATCTACAGTTTTGTTGCTAGAGGTACGTTGATTCTATCGGAATACACGGAATTTAACGGTAATTTCACCAGCATCTCTGTTCAATGTCTCCAGAAACTTCCTGCTACTAATAACAAGTTTACGTACAACCGTGATGGTCATACTTTTAACTACCTTGTTGAAGATGGATTCAGTGAGTCTGATTTGTCTA GTGTAGCATATTGTGTTGTATCTGTTGAATCCATCGGCAGACAAGTTCCAATTGCTTTCCTCGAGCGCATCAAGGAGGACTTCACCAATAAATATGGCGGTGGAAAAGCTGCAACAGCTACTGCCAACAGTCTGAACAAAGAATTCGG ttccAAGCTGAAGGAAGAGATGCAGTATTGTGTGGACCATCAAGAAGAGATCAGTAAGCTTTCGAAGGTGAAAGCTCAGGTTTCAGAAGTCAAAGAGGAGATGCTGAAAAACATTGAGAAG GCTTTTGATCGCGGTATAAAGATTGATAATTTGGTAGATAAAACGGAGAACCTTCGCTTCCAG GCACAAGATTTTCACAAGGTGGGGACTCAGATCAGAAGGAAAATGTGGTTGAAGAATATGAAGATAAAGTTAATTGTTCTCGGAATCATTATCGCCTTGATTCTTATAATAGTTCTGTCAGCTTGCGGCGGCTTCAATTGCGGCAAGTGA
- the LOC139879957 gene encoding vesicle-associated membrane protein 722-like isoform X2 — translation MGQQSLIYSFVARGTLILSEYTEFNGNFTSISVQCLQKLPATNNKFTYNRDGHTFNYLVEDGFTYCVVSVESIGRQVPIAFLERIKEDFTNKYGGGKAATATANSLNKEFGSKLKEEMQYCVDHQEEISKLSKVKAQVSEVKEEMLKNIEKAFDRGIKIDNLVDKTENLRFQAQDFHKVGTQIRRKMWLKNMKIKLIVLGIIIALILIIVLSACGGFNCGK, via the exons ATGGGACAACAGTCATTGATCTACAGTTTTGTTGCTAGAGGTACGTTGATTCTATCGGAATACACGGAATTTAACGGTAATTTCACCAGCATCTCTGTTCAATGTCTCCAGAAACTTCCTGCTACTAATAACAAGTTTACGTACAACCGTGATGGTCATACTTTTAACTACCTTGTTGAAGATGGATTCA CATATTGTGTTGTATCTGTTGAATCCATCGGCAGACAAGTTCCAATTGCTTTCCTCGAGCGCATCAAGGAGGACTTCACCAATAAATATGGCGGTGGAAAAGCTGCAACAGCTACTGCCAACAGTCTGAACAAAGAATTCGG ttccAAGCTGAAGGAAGAGATGCAGTATTGTGTGGACCATCAAGAAGAGATCAGTAAGCTTTCGAAGGTGAAAGCTCAGGTTTCAGAAGTCAAAGAGGAGATGCTGAAAAACATTGAGAAG GCTTTTGATCGCGGTATAAAGATTGATAATTTGGTAGATAAAACGGAGAACCTTCGCTTCCAG GCACAAGATTTTCACAAGGTGGGGACTCAGATCAGAAGGAAAATGTGGTTGAAGAATATGAAGATAAAGTTAATTGTTCTCGGAATCATTATCGCCTTGATTCTTATAATAGTTCTGTCAGCTTGCGGCGGCTTCAATTGCGGCAAGTGA
- the LOC139879957 gene encoding vesicle-associated membrane protein 722-like isoform X3, translating to MGQQSLIYSFVARGTLILSEYTEFNAYCVVSVESIGRQVPIAFLERIKEDFTNKYGGGKAATATANSLNKEFGSKLKEEMQYCVDHQEEISKLSKVKAQVSEVKEEMLKNIEKAFDRGIKIDNLVDKTENLRFQAQDFHKVGTQIRRKMWLKNMKIKLIVLGIIIALILIIVLSACGGFNCGK from the exons ATGGGACAACAGTCATTGATCTACAGTTTTGTTGCTAGAGGTACGTTGATTCTATCGGAATACACGGAATTTAACG CATATTGTGTTGTATCTGTTGAATCCATCGGCAGACAAGTTCCAATTGCTTTCCTCGAGCGCATCAAGGAGGACTTCACCAATAAATATGGCGGTGGAAAAGCTGCAACAGCTACTGCCAACAGTCTGAACAAAGAATTCGG ttccAAGCTGAAGGAAGAGATGCAGTATTGTGTGGACCATCAAGAAGAGATCAGTAAGCTTTCGAAGGTGAAAGCTCAGGTTTCAGAAGTCAAAGAGGAGATGCTGAAAAACATTGAGAAG GCTTTTGATCGCGGTATAAAGATTGATAATTTGGTAGATAAAACGGAGAACCTTCGCTTCCAG GCACAAGATTTTCACAAGGTGGGGACTCAGATCAGAAGGAAAATGTGGTTGAAGAATATGAAGATAAAGTTAATTGTTCTCGGAATCATTATCGCCTTGATTCTTATAATAGTTCTGTCAGCTTGCGGCGGCTTCAATTGCGGCAAGTGA
- the LOC139879993 gene encoding pantoate--beta-alanine ligase, which produces MSIKEPKIIRNKQEMRNWSRSMRSQGKTIGFVPTMGYLHQGHLSLITESQKHTQLTVVSIYVNPGQFAVNEDLSTYPSDLLGDIEKLKSLPNGVDVVFNPQNLYHYGEFGVMRRNFKDEKIVSCLEGEVGFGHETWVRVENLEKGMCGMSRPVFFRGVASVVAKLFNIVEPDVAVFGKKDYQQWKIIQRMVRDLDFDVKVIGSELMRDEDGLAMSSRNVHLSPQQRKQALSISRSLFEAKSAAKKGETICSELRRSVIECIEFAGGKIDYVEIVDQESLEAVEEIKNGVVVCIAAWFGKVRLIDNMEIDAS; this is translated from the exons ATGTCAATCAAAGAACCAAAAATCATCAGAAACAAACAAGAAATGAGAAATTGGTCAAGATCCATGAGATCACAAGGCAAAACAATTGGATTCGTTCCAACAATGGGTTACCTTCATCAAGGCCATCTTTCTTTAATCACTGAATCCCAAAAACACACCCAATTAACAGTTGTTTCAATTTATGTAAACCCAGGTCAGTTTGCAGTTAATGAAGATTTATCCACATACCCATCTGATTTATTGGGTGATATTGAAAAACTAAAGTCATTACCTAATGGTGTTGATGTCGTTTTCAATCCACAAAATTTGTATCATTATGGGGAATTTGGTGTAATGAGGAGGAATTTTAAAGATGAAAAGATTGTATCTTGTTTGGAGGGTGAAGTGGGATTTGGACATGAGACATGGGTTCGGGTCGAAAATCTTGAAAAAGGTATGTGTGGGATGAGTAGGCCTGTGTTTTTCAGAGGGGTGGCTAGTGTTGTTGCTAAGCTGTTTAATATTGTTGAACCTGATGTTGCGGTTTTTGGTAAGAAGGATTATCAGCAATGGAAGATCATTCAACGAATG GTTCGTGATCTTGATTTTGATGTTAAAGTGATTGGTTCTGAGTTAATGCGAGATGAAGATGGCCTGGCGATGAGCTCCCGCAATGTTCATCTATCACCGCAACAGAGGAAACAG GCTTTGTCGATAAGCCGGTCTTTATTCGAAGCTAAATCAGCTGCCAAAAAGGGCGAAACCATTTGCAGTGAACTGAGGAGATCAGTGATTGAATGTATAGAATTCGCAGGTGGAAAAATCGATTATGTTGAG ATTGTTGATCAAGAAAGTCTAGAAGCAGTTGAAGAGATAAAGAACGGGGTTGTTGTATGTATTGCCGCATGGTTTGGGAAAGTGAGGTTGATCGACAACATGGAAATCGATGCATCATAA
- the LOC139880009 gene encoding uncharacterized protein: protein MDRYTKVEQKKPNIPVNKNEIRIMSRGLVRNYITYATTLLEERRLKEIVLRAMGQAISKTVAIAEIIKRNIPGLHQDTQICSISITDVWEPIEEGLLPVEMTRQVSMISITLSSKELNENSPGYQAPLYVERPRPQYNNYQRQQPRQAPQAYNAVNEEPYGGNYHGNRGRGQGGVRGGSGREWNRVGYGNQGDGYRNYQGDGYRNYQGDEYKNYRRDGYNNRQGIGYKNNQGNGSRNYQGNGSRDYQGGGGYDNYHGGKGGYGYYRGGRGYGNNQGGGDYRNYQGNGEYGNYQDNNGYANRARDGRGGYSGNRGGGYMGGGGSRGGGGGRFNGRGSRGRMDGRPRYEGDRQQQ from the exons ATGGATAGATACACGAAAGTTGAACAAAAGAAACCTAATATTCCTGTTAATAAAAATGAAATCAGAATTATGTCACGAGGATTGGTTCGTAACTACATCACTTACGCTACTACTCTTTTGGAG GAGCGGCGTCTGAAAGAAATTGTCTTGAGAGCAATGGGTCAGGCAATCAGCAAGACAGTAGCTATTGCGGAGATTATTAAG AGAAACATTCCAGGGTTGCACCAAGATACTCAAATCTGCTCAATAAGCATAACTGATGTATGGGAACCTATTGAAGAGGGCCTTCTGCC TGTGGAGATGACTCGCCAGGTCTCAATGATATCTATCACATTGTCATCTAAGGAGCTGAATGAGAATTCACCAGG GTACCAAGCTCCCCTCTATGTAGAGCGACCAAGGCCACAATATAACAATTATCAGCGGCAACAACCAAGACAGGCACCACAAGCATACAATGCAGTAAACGAAG AGCCATATGGAGGAAATTATCATGGAAACAGGGGCCGTGGTCAAGGTGGAGTAAGAGGAGGAAGCGGCCGTGAGTGGAACAGGGTTGGATACGGGAATCAAGGGGACGGTTACAGAAACTATCAAGGAGATGGGTACCGAAATTACCAAGGTGATGAGTACAAAAACTACCGAAGGGATGGGTACAATAACCGCCAAGGGATTGGGTACAAAAACAACCAAGGGAATGGGTCCAGAAACTACCAAGGGAACGGGTCTAGAGATTATCAAGGAGGTGGTGGATACGATAACTACCACGGTGGAAAGGGGGGATATGGATATTATCGTGGTGGCCGGGGGTATGGAAACAATCAAGGTGGGGGTGACTACAGAAACTATCAAGGCAATGGTGAATATGGAAACTATCAAG ATAACAATGGTTATGCGAATCGTGCTCGAGATGGTCGTGGGGGATATTCAGGCAATCGTG GAGGCGGCTACATGGGAGGGGGCGGCAGCAGGGGTGGTGGAGGTGGCAGATTTAATGGCAGAGGTAGTAGGGGAAGGATGGATGGCCGCCCTAGGTATGAAGGTGATCGACAACAACAATAG